GCCATCGAGCCGGTGACCAGCCGTCCCACGCTTTCGCCCCGTCCAAGCAAACGGGCAGCATTCGTGGTGGCGGCTTGGAGTGCCTCCAAGGGGGTGAGGCCGGCTTCAGCGAGCAGCCGGGCTTCGGTGCCGATTGGCGTGACATCCGTTCCGAAGGAATCTGTTCCGGCCACGATGGTGACGCCGGCATCCTTGGCTGCACGGACTGCGGCCTGCAAGATGGGTGTGTACTCCTTACCGCGGGCGGCCAGAATAGGGTTCGCAGAATTGGCCATGCTGGTGATGGCATCCATGGTGGGCGTGAAGAACGTCCCGCGTCGGGCCATCTCGCTGATGGTGTTCTCCGTCATGAAGACGCCGTGCTCGATGCTTCGGACACCGGCCCGGACTGCGCCATCAATGCCCTCGGCGCTGTAGGCGTGGCAGAGGACGCCGGCACCCTTGGCCGCCTTGACGATCGCTCCGATCTGGTCCACGTTGTACACCAGTTCGCGGGGGTCCTGCTCGGGAAGGCCGGCCCGTGGGTTGGCGCGGGTCTTGATGACCTGGGCACCGCGCTTGAGGTTGACACGGGTGAGGTACGCAAGATCCTGGGGCTCCTTGACTCCGCCACTCAGCGTCGCCAAAGGGGCCAGATCCGGATCGGCCAAGAGGGAATCGCCCTGATCCGGGGAGATGAACAAGCCTGCCGGTGTCATCCTGGGTGAGAGACCGGGGGCCCACGACGGCAGGGCGGCCAAGGCAATGTCCTGGTAAAAGGTGCTAGAGCCGCTGCGGACACTGGTGGCCCCACCCTGCAGGAGCGCGCGGGCATCGGCCAGCGCGTTGGCGTGGACGTGGGCATCGACGAGGCCAGGGAGCACCCACTTGCCCGAAGCGTTCAGTACGCGGGCACGCTTTGCGACGGCGGCCACTGCCTTCCGCGTCTCGTCGCGGCTTCCGACGGCGGTGACCTTGCCGCCGTCGAGAACCAGCACGCCGTCTGCCACGGCATCGCCGGTCTTGGGGTCCACCACGGTTCCACCCTCAATGATCACTGCTTGGGTAGGCAGAGGCTTGCCGGGGTAGTTCGGTCCGGACGGGGCGTTATCCGCGAGGGCCGCGGGCGCTGATGCCAACTGCGCGGCAATGCCCGCTACGGAGATCCCGGCCAGTGCGGCGGCTCCGGCGAGGATCCCTCGGCGAGGCAGTTCACCCTTGGGCGTGGGGGCTGCGGTGTGGTCGTGAAGGCACATCGTTGTACTCCTGGGGGACGAGCTGTCGGAGCCGCCATTGACGGCGGTATGCTTTTGGTATTCCAGAATGCCCCAGTCTCGCACCTCGATGCAAGTGATATCTGTGCCCATTGCGATAATTTCGGGGCTTTGGTATGCCAGAATGAGGACTCGCTTGTCGGGGACGTGGGGATCCTCTTCGTTGCGGGCACGGGCCGACACGGGGAGCTGCCCGGAAGCGAACAAAGTGTCGCGTGGCCCTCCCAATAATCAGACCCCGAAGTTCACTTTCACCTACGCCCGCGGCGTATCCCACGCAACACACTTATGTCTTGTGGGGTGTGTGGTGGTGGTTGCGTCGGGGTTTTTGGTGGGGGTCGATGTGGGGTGGGGGTATGAACCAGGGGATGCCTGTTGTCATGTCGATGCGCCATTGCTCCTTGTGGATGAGGTGGTGGTGGTGGCTGCAGAGCAGGGTGCCGTTGTTGGTTGATGTGGTGCCGCCGTGGGACCAGTAGGTGGTGTGGTGGGCTTCGCACCAGGGTGCGGGCATGGTGCAGTCGGGGAAGGCGCAGCCTTGGTCGCGGGCGGTGATGGCTTTGCGGATGTGGGGTGGGAAGATCCGGGTGGTGCGGCCGATGTCCAGGACGCGTGAGTCGCTGCCGAGCAGGACGGGAAGGATGTCGGCGTCGCAGGCGATTTTGCGGATGGTGTTCGGGTGGATCGGGCCCAGGAATGTGGCGGTCCCGGTGCTGAGCCGGTTCCCGGAGCCGGGCTGGGTGGGGCTGAGTTGGAGTTGGTTGAAGAGGTCGCGGCGGTCGATGGTGACGGTGACTTGGGGTCGGAGGCCGCCGTTCGACGGGAGTTTCGCGGTGCTCATCGCGACGCTGCACGCACCGACGAGGCCGTCGAGGAGTTTCTGGGCCCTCGAGCGCCGGTCCAAGTCGGGGCCGGCTAATCCAGGTCCTGTTCCATGCGCCGCTCGGCCGTCGGCGCCTGATCCGTCGGGGTCTGTTCCGTCTGTGGCTGCTCCGGCCGGGGCTCCCGTGCCAGGTTCGTCGTCCGGGCCGCCCTCGGCTGTGGTGGTGAGTCGGGGGTTGGTGGCGGCGTTCATGGCGGTGGTGAGGGTTTCGTATTGTTCTGCGGTGGCGAAGATTTCGAGGTGGTGGAGTCCGTGGCGGCGTCGGCGGCGGAGGAACGCGCCTTGGAGTTGGCGGAGTGCTTCTTCAGTGGGTTCGGGGCCGTCCTGATCGATGAGGTCGGTCCATCGTCGGGCCATCTTGGCCACGAAGTCGGGATCGGATTCGATGGCGGTGGTGGTGAGGGCGTGTTCCATGTCGGTGATGGTCTGGGGTTCTGCGAGGTGCCGGACTTTGTCCAGGGCGGTACTGATGATCGTCGCGGACCGGGAGGGCACTAAAGCCGATCCGATGGCGTCGGCGAGGATTTCCCGCCGGGCCGGGACGTCCTGCCCGGTTATTCCGGCCTGGGGGAGGACCTCGGCGGCGAGGGCGAGCCTGCGCCGGGCCTCGCCGATACCGATCCGCAACCGTGCCCGCAAGAATTCCGCCGCGTTCCGATACCCATCATCCAAAAAACTGCCCGCCGGGGCCGTCGCCGCGGCATGGGCTACTCCCGCCGGGGCCGTCGCCGCGGCATGGGCTACTCCCGCCAGGGCCGCACTGTGGCTCGCTCCCGCCAGGAATGCTCCCGCCGGGCCGGCGCCTGGTGACGCTGCGTCTCCAGCGACCGCCGAAGCACCGGCTGGCTCAGTCCACCCCGTCCGCCACTCCGGCGCTGCTGCCGACACCCCCGGCCGGGCTTGCTGAGCTTCCTTCCGGGTCCGTTCCACCGCCTGCGCAGCAACCAGCTGCAAATACTCCACCGACCGGGAGATCTCCTCGACCCTGCCGGCAAAATCCGCGGCCTTAACAAACCCGAACAGCAGGGCCTCGTCGGCGATGGATTCGCGGAGCGAGCTCAGGGCGTCGTCCGCCTGCGTCATACGCATACCATGATCCATGGCCACTGGGTTCACGTTTGCGGTCGAGCTGAATCCCGACGACCATGTCAACGACACCGGCCCGCGAGGCAGCTCACCGGCCCGGGGGCGATCCGCGAGGGTGCCTGCCGCCGTCGTGCTTTTGAACGCTGCAATCCTCCCTGGCACGCCTTGAGACTTAGCGGGGACGCCTCGTGGGAACATCGACGCGCGCGACACCCTAACCCGCTGCGCGAAGATTGTCCCGATGGCTCCCATGAAACAACCCTGTCATGGGGGTCTGACATTTTTAGCTCGCGGCTACGACGTGACCTGTTCCCGCAGGATATCGGCGTGACCGCAGTGCTGGGCGAGCTCCCGCAGCATGTGCAGGTAAACCCATCTGAGCGGCAGCGGACCGCGGCGGTTTCCCAGCAGAAGGTCGTCAAGCCCAAGGGGAGCCGCAGCCCGCCTGGAAGCTTCGCACGCCTCGCGGTGAGCTGCTTGAATGCTGGCAATGGTGTCGTTGTCGTCCAGAATGAACGACTCGTCGGGTGATGCCGGGATGCCAATCTCTGCGCGGGGCCTCTGCGTAATGGCTTCGTCGAACCACACTTTCTCCACGAAGATTGCGTGCTTCACCAAGCCTAGAAGAGTTGTGCGGGAAGGCACCAAAGACCGTCGTGCTTGCTCTTCGGTGAGTCCATCCAAGCTGGCGTTCAGGGCCCTGCGGTGATCCTCCAAGAAGCTATCGAACTGAGCTCGATAATCTTGGTTGATGACGTCGTCAGCGAACGTCGGCGGGAACGCAGTCATCCGAAAACCACCTTGCCGTCGTCGTCAACGCGCCAGCCGGGGTTGTGGGCGATCTCCCAGACGATTCCGTTCGGGTCCTTGACGTGGCCGTGGAAGATGCCGCCGAAAGCGCCTGCTTGGGCGGGCTTCACCACAGTGGCGCCCGCCGCCGTCAGGGTGTCGATGGTGCTGGAAACCTCCGCCGCACTGCTCACGTTGTGTGAGAGTGTCACGCCGCTGACTCCCGGCGTCGGAGCAGTAGCGCCGAGGTCCTGATCGAACTTCGCGGCGTCGAACAGGCCGAGCATCAGTCCTGGTGCTACTTGGAAGAAAAGGATCTCGCCGGGAACATCCATAACCGGATCCCAGCCGAGCCCGTCCTTGTAGAACGCGCGCGCGGCGTCGAGATCCTTGGTGGCGAATGTGAGGAAATGCAGTCGCTGGTCCATACGGGCATCGTAGCGGGAAGGTACGACGGCAATGCCACAATGAGGGCATGGTTGAAGCAGCCCAGACCCAGCGCCTGCTTCAACGCGTGGCGCGGGCGATATCTGCGGCGACGTTAACGATGGCGGTCACCACGGGGTGCGGTCCCTCCATGAGCGGGGCGCCGCCGTGTTTGCCGCCCGAGTATGCCGTGAGTCCGTCCTCGGCAAAACTCGGAGATTCGGTCACCGTGTCTGCAGCGGATGCCAAGTGCGATCCCCGATACGGTGCCGACGCCCGGATCAGCATCGTCCTCGTTGATGCGGCCGGGATTGAGGTACTTAGGACAACGGCACCCATGACTGACGCCGGCGGGTTCAGCGCCGTCGTCGAAGTCCCTTTGCAGTCCGCCCGAGGTGTCATGGCCGTGAATGCCATCCCCTACGGGGTCGATTGGTGTGACGACACTGGTAGGAACAACCGGGTAGGGCGAGGTGAGCTAGCGCTCGAGAGGGCCTCCTGCGTTCTCCCCACGAAACCACTCAACATCACGGAATAGGCAGACTTGCCGGGTCCTGTTGAGGCCCGGTCAGAGCTGGTGGGAGGATGGAGCAGTGGAACCCCTCTTCGATTTCCTTGGCAGTTACTGGTGGCTCATTTTCCCGATCGGCGGGATGGCTGGTGGCTGGGCAAGTCAGTGGTCCAAGGCCAGCGCAGAGCGGCACCGCCGGAAGGTTGAGTTGCTGAAGTTGCGGAACCAACTCGCGGTGCACGAGGAAGCCAACCAGGCTGAGGTTGTTTCGTTGATTGCTGCGCATGACTCGGTGAATCACAGGTGGCTGGATTACGAGCTCGACGTCGGCAACCTCATTGATTTCCCGCTCATGACGGACGTCCGGGAACCGCTCACCGTCGCCTTCCTGCGGGCCAAGAAAGAAGCCGACGGCTTGCGGCCCGCAACCCCGGAAGAAATTTCGACGCCGGCCCGGCTGGCTGAGTACCGCGCGGCAGTCCACAGCTACGAACTCGCTTTCGACGTTGCCGAACGGGAAGCCAGGCGTATCAAAGATGGCAAGTTCACCGGCCCTGAGCGGCAACGGCTGGCTACGGCACGGAAGCTGCTACGGATCGCGGAGGACACCGCAGCCACACCCGCCGAACGTCAAACCGCGTACAAACGAGCCCGCAAGGAACTGGATGGCTTGATCGTCCTGCCCGAGGCGACCGTTGCCGCGCTGGAGAGCAAAATCATCAGCATGCTCGACACTCGCAGGGACCCGGAAACGGATGTCCGATCTGCTTGACGCAAAAAGGGGGTCGGGACGCTACAACAGCTAGCTGAACTCAACGCCCATCACGGTCCGCACCATGGATCCGCCCAGATCGTCTTCAAGGTGCCGCATCCCAATAGCCTCGGCAACCCGTCGCGACGCAACGTTGTCCGGGTGGATGATCGCCACCAGTTTGGTCGTCCCGAGCAAAGTCCGGGCATATTCCATACACGCCAAGGCCGCTTCCTTTGCATACCCCCTGCCCTGAAGCTCCAATCGCACGTGGTAGCCCACCTCGAGCTCGGGCCGCCCATTTACGTTTTGCCATGTCAGCCCGCAGTCGCCCACGAAGCCGCCGTCGTGCGTTTCAATAATCCAGAGCCCAAAGCCGTCGCGAGCGTAATTCGCCTGGTTCCAAGCGATCCAAGCTGCTGTTTCTTCCCGGGTTTTCGGCGCCGGGTAGTACGTCATGACCGCGGGATCGCCGAGCATCGAGCTCATCACGTCCAGGTCGGACGGTGTCATTTCGCGGAAGCGCAGCCTGTCCGTCGGGTGGGGGAGCATCTCAAAAGCTTACCGACACCATGCCTGTACCTTCAGCAGTAGTGCCGGTACGTTAGCGCTGCCGCACCTCCACCGGCGTCAGCATCTCCCGCTCGAACCCCACAACTCGTCGCGGCCCGTGCAGGATGACCTCATGCGAAGCAACATCGGACACGCTGGACGTGGAAACGTGCAGCTTCACCAGCCCTGACGTCACCACGCGCTTAAGGTCCAGCCCGGTGAAGGACGTGCGGTCCGCGTGAACCACAAAATCCACGACGACGGATTGGCCGGCTTCCAGTTCGACGCGGGCGTAGCCAATCAACTCGCGGACGGGACGAACCACTTCGCCCACCGGGTCCGTCAGGTACAGCTGGACAACTTCAGCGCCAGCACGCGAACCAGTATTCGTCACAGAGCAACTCACAACCACCGAGTCCGACGTCGACATCGTCGGCGCACTGCGCTGGTGATCGGACAGCTCAAACGTCGTATAGGAAAGGCCGTGCCCGAAACCGAACAGCGGCGAGGGGTCCAGCGCGCTGACCCCGCTGGGACCGGCGAGCTTGGAATGAAGGTACGTGCCTGGCTGGCCACCGGAGGATTGGGGCACCGAGACAGGCAACTTGCCGGAAGGATTCACGACGCCGGTCAGCACATCCCAGAGTGCCTCGCCACCTTCTTCGCCGGGGAAGAAGCCTTGGACGATCGCGTGTGCCCGGTCAACAAAGTCGCCCAGTGCGTAGGGTCGCCCGCTGAGAACCACCACCACGGCACGAGTCCCGGACGCCTCGCATGCAGAGAGAACACGGTCCAGCATCCGGTGCTGGTCGCCGGGGAGGCGGAGGTCCGCGGCGTCGTTGCCTTCGCCCGAGGTGCCCCGGCCAAACAGTCCGGCGTTGTCGCCGACCACCACCACACAGGTGTCCACGCCGGACGCTACACGGCAAGCTTCGGCAATCTGCTCGTCCGTGGCCGATTCGCAATTACCGGTGACTGAGCTGAGCACAGATCCGTACCGCCCAGCTGCAACGGCCGCGACTGAAGGAACAGAGATACCCATCGGCACCTCGGGATGCGACGCACCAACGTGGGCGTCGAAGGAGTAGCAGCCGAGCATGGCGAAGGGGTCGTCGGCCAACGGACCCACAACTGCCAGGGAGCCCACCGGTTCGAGTGGCAGGGCCGGAGCCTCACGGAACTTCCTGTTGCTCAACAACACCAGAGACTGGGCGGCCACCTCTCGCGCCAACGCACGGTACTCGGAGGAATCCAACTCAATCGGACCAGCCTCACTACTACCGGACAGCACCGGAGGAACGGCCGAGAAGTCGGGCGACAACAGCCCAACCTCAGCCTTCTGCGTAAGGACCCGTCGCAGTGCCTCGTCAACCACGGATTCGTCCAGTACTCCGTCGCGGATACGACGCAGCAGCGGCTCACCAAAGCAGTTCACAGTAGGCAATTCCACGTCAACGCCTGCGGACAGCGCCAGCACGGCAGCGTCACCGGAGTCAGCGGCTACTCCGTGGGTGATGTCCAGGAACGCGACGCCGAAGTAGTCGGCCACTACCGTCCCGGCGAAGCCCCAGTCCTCACGAAGCAGCCCGGTGAGAAGGGCGCGGTTCGCGGCGGCCGGTACGCCATCGACGTCGGTGTAAGCGTGCATCACCGAACGCGCGGCCCCGTGGCGGATCGCCATTTCAAACGGCGGCAGCATGACGTCGGCGAGTTCTCGGGGGCCCATGGAGACGGGCGCGTGGTTGCGGCCCGCCTGGGAAGCTGAGTAGCCCACGAAGTGCTTGAGGGTGGCCACGATTCCGGTGGTTTCCAGGCCCTGCACGTACGCGGTGGCCACCGTGCCCACCAAATACGGGTCTTCGCCGATGGTTTCCTCCACCCGGCCCCAACGGAGATCGCGGACCACGTCCAGGACGGGGGCCAAACCTTGGTGAATGCCCAAGGACCGCATGGTCGCTCCGATACGGGATGCCATTTCCCGCACCAACACAGGGTTGAAGGTAGCGCCCCAGGCGAGTGGTACAGGGAAGGCCGTGGCCTTCCAGGCAGCCAGACCGGCCAGGCATTCCTCGTGAACCTGCGCTGGTATTCCGAAGCGGGAGGCGGCCATGATCTGTTCCTGGGCTGCGGCCAGGCGGCGCGCGCCTTCGGAGGGTTCCACGGGGACGGTGCCGTACATGCGAGTGATCTGCCCGAGTCCGTTGGCGATGATGTCATCCCAAGAACGCGTGTCACCGGCCATCTGGCTTTGCAAGGGAGCCACGGAATTGCCGTCAGTGGATGCGTTGACCCACACTCCCACCAGTTGCGCGAGCTTTTCCTCAAGGGTCATTTCACGGATGAGGTGCTCCACGACGTCCGATGCGGATATGCGGGCAAGTGCTTGCTGATCGGCGGCGCCGGTGCTCACAGGCTTCTCCTTGGATTCTGACGATGATTTTTAGAAACTATCAGAAATCCATATTTACTTTCCATAGCCCAGATCCCTTGACTTAGCTCGCCCGCTCTCCATAGCGTTGGGCACTGACGGGAATTCAGTCATGGAAATTCCTCACATGGCGATACGAAACTTTCGGACATGATCAAGCAAGCTCTACGGAGAGACTCACACATGCAGACGTACAAAGTGGCCATCGTGGGCACAGGTGGAATCGCGGCAGTGCACGCCTCCAACCTCGCCCGCACAGACAATCGGGCCGAGTTAGTGGCCGCATGCGATGTTGACGACGCACGCCTACAGGCCTTCGCCAACAACCACGGAATAGCCGGCCGCTACCAGAGCCTCACGGAGCTGCTTGCCGAGGCCAAGCCGGACATCGTGCATCTCTGCACACCGCCCATGATGCACATTAACCAGGCAATTGAGTGCCTCGAGGCCGGGGCGCACGTGCT
This genomic interval from Paenarthrobacter aurescens TC1 contains the following:
- a CDS encoding amidohydrolase family protein (identified by match to protein family HMM PF01979; match to protein family HMM PF07969), translated to MCLHDHTAAPTPKGELPRRGILAGAAALAGISVAGIAAQLASAPAALADNAPSGPNYPGKPLPTQAVIIEGGTVVDPKTGDAVADGVLVLDGGKVTAVGSRDETRKAVAAVAKRARVLNASGKWVLPGLVDAHVHANALADARALLQGGATSVRSGSSTFYQDIALAALPSWAPGLSPRMTPAGLFISPDQGDSLLADPDLAPLATLSGGVKEPQDLAYLTRVNLKRGAQVIKTRANPRAGLPEQDPRELVYNVDQIGAIVKAAKGAGVLCHAYSAEGIDGAVRAGVRSIEHGVFMTENTISEMARRGTFFTPTMDAITSMANSANPILAARGKEYTPILQAAVRAAKDAGVTIVAGTDSFGTDVTPIGTEARLLAEAGLTPLEALQAATTNAARLLGRGESVGRLVTGSMADVVVVDSDPLTDGSALEKVSTVIAQGAVVRTNL
- a CDS encoding putative HNH endonuclease domain protein (identified by match to protein family HMM PF01844) yields the protein MSRASMFPRGVPAKSQGVPGRIAAFKSTTAAGTLADRPRAGELPRGPVSLTWSSGFSSTANVNPVAMDHGMRMTQADDALSSLRESIADEALLFGFVKAADFAGRVEEISRSVEYLQLVAAQAVERTRKEAQQARPGVSAAAPEWRTGWTEPAGASAVAGDAASPGAGPAGAFLAGASHSAALAGVAHAAATAPAGVAHAAATAPAGSFLDDGYRNAAEFLRARLRIGIGEARRRLALAAEVLPQAGITGQDVPARREILADAIGSALVPSRSATIISTALDKVRHLAEPQTITDMEHALTTTAIESDPDFVAKMARRWTDLIDQDGPEPTEEALRQLQGAFLRRRRRHGLHHLEIFATAEQYETLTTAMNAATNPRLTTTAEGGPDDEPGTGAPAGAATDGTDPDGSGADGRAAHGTGPGLAGPDLDRRSRAQKLLDGLVGACSVAMSTAKLPSNGGLRPQVTVTIDRRDLFNQLQLSPTQPGSGNRLSTGTATFLGPIHPNTIRKIACDADILPVLLGSDSRVLDIGRTTRIFPPHIRKAITARDQGCAFPDCTMPAPWCEAHHTTYWSHGGTTSTNNGTLLCSHHHHLIHKEQWRIDMTTGIPWFIPPPHIDPHQKPRRNHHHTPHKT
- a CDS encoding putative glyoxalase family protein (identified by match to protein family HMM PF00903), with translation MDQRLHFLTFATKDLDAARAFYKDGLGWDPVMDVPGEILFFQVAPGLMLGLFDAAKFDQDLGATAPTPGVSGVTLSHNVSSAAEVSSTIDTLTAAGATVVKPAQAGAFGGIFHGHVKDPNGIVWEIAHNPGWRVDDDGKVVFG
- a CDS encoding hypothetical protein (identified by Glimmer2; putative) — encoded protein: MTPRADCKGTSTTALNPPASVMGAVVLSTSIPAASTRTMLIRASAPYRGSHLASAADTVTESPSFAEDGLTAYSGGKHGGAPLMEGPHPVVTAIVNVAADIARATR
- a CDS encoding acetyltransferase, GNAT family protein (identified by match to protein family HMM PF00583) codes for the protein MLPHPTDRLRFREMTPSDLDVMSSMLGDPAVMTYYPAPKTREETAAWIAWNQANYARDGFGLWIIETHDGGFVGDCGLTWQNVNGRPELEVGYHVRLELQGRGYAKEAALACMEYARTLLGTTKLVAIIHPDNVASRRVAEAIGMRHLEDDLGGSMVRTVMGVEFS
- a CDS encoding beta-D-xylosidase (identified by match to protein family HMM PF00933; match to protein family HMM PF01915), which codes for MSTGAADQQALARISASDVVEHLIREMTLEEKLAQLVGVWVNASTDGNSVAPLQSQMAGDTRSWDDIIANGLGQITRMYGTVPVEPSEGARRLAAAQEQIMAASRFGIPAQVHEECLAGLAAWKATAFPVPLAWGATFNPVLVREMASRIGATMRSLGIHQGLAPVLDVVRDLRWGRVEETIGEDPYLVGTVATAYVQGLETTGIVATLKHFVGYSASQAGRNHAPVSMGPRELADVMLPPFEMAIRHGAARSVMHAYTDVDGVPAAANRALLTGLLREDWGFAGTVVADYFGVAFLDITHGVAADSGDAAVLALSAGVDVELPTVNCFGEPLLRRIRDGVLDESVVDEALRRVLTQKAEVGLLSPDFSAVPPVLSGSSEAGPIELDSSEYRALAREVAAQSLVLLSNRKFREAPALPLEPVGSLAVVGPLADDPFAMLGCYSFDAHVGASHPEVPMGISVPSVAAVAAGRYGSVLSSVTGNCESATDEQIAEACRVASGVDTCVVVVGDNAGLFGRGTSGEGNDAADLRLPGDQHRMLDRVLSACEASGTRAVVVVLSGRPYALGDFVDRAHAIVQGFFPGEEGGEALWDVLTGVVNPSGKLPVSVPQSSGGQPGTYLHSKLAGPSGVSALDPSPLFGFGHGLSYTTFELSDHQRSAPTMSTSDSVVVSCSVTNTGSRAGAEVVQLYLTDPVGEVVRPVRELIGYARVELEAGQSVVVDFVVHADRTSFTGLDLKRVVTSGLVKLHVSTSSVSDVASHEVILHGPRRVVGFEREMLTPVEVRQR